From Ochotona princeps isolate mOchPri1 chromosome X, mOchPri1.hap1, whole genome shotgun sequence, one genomic window encodes:
- the LOC105942098 gene encoding dual specificity protein phosphatase 12-like, with translation MLDAQGSSHGCQGPNLSENPTGCPPHMLEVRLGLYLGGTVANAKLDQLRVAGITAVLMVDSEEPGFTAGAGVESLRSLFLPALDKPETDLLSHLDQCVAFIHQTCLEGRAVLVHCHAGVTGSVVVVTAFVRKTDQLSFEEAYESLRPIQPEAQMNEGFQWQLKLYQAMGYEMDTSSTMYKQYRLQNVTEKYPELQNLPQELFAVDPATASQGLKDEILYKCRKCSFFVQNAVPSWVPSTGMVNSAHVEDG, from the exons ATGTTGGACGCTCAGGGTTCCAGCCATGGTTGCCAGGGCCCCAATCTGAGTGAGAACCCTACTGGCTGCCCCCCGCACATGTTGGAAGTGCGGCTGGGGCTGTACCTGGGTGGGACCGTGGCCAATGCGAAGCTGGACCAGCTCAGGGTGGCGGGGATTACAGCCGTGCTGATGGTGGACTCGGAGGAGCCTGGTTTCACGGCAGGGGCTGGAGTCGAGAGTCTGCGGAGCCTCTTTTTGCCAGCGCTGGATAAACCCGAGACCGACCTGCTCAGCCACCTGGACCAGTGCGTGGCCTTCATCCACCAGACCTGCCTGGAGGGCCGTGCGGTGTTGGTGCACTGTCATGCCGGAGTCACTGGCAGTGTGGTTGTAGTGACAGCTTTTGTGAGGAAgacagaccagctcagctttgaGGAAGCCTATGAGAGCCTCCGACCCATCCAGCCAGAGGCCCAGATGAATGAAGGGTTTCAGTGGCAACTGAAATTATACCAGGCCATGGGATATGAGATGGATACCTCTAGTACAATGTATAAGCAATATCGCTTGCAGAATGTTACAGAGAAGTATCCAGAATTACAGAATTTACCTCAAGAACTCTTTGCTGTTGATCCAGCCACTGCCTCACAAGGATTGAAAGATGAGATTCTCTACAAGTGTAGAAAGTGCAG CTTCTTTGTCCAAAATGCAGTGCCAAGTTGGGTTCCTTCAACTGGTATGGTGAACAGTGCTCATGTGGAAGATGGATAA